Part of the Planctomycetia bacterium genome is shown below.
CTGCCGGGTGACGGGCATCGACGGCCGGCCGGAGCGGCTCGAGGCGGTGAAGAACCTGATCCACGAGGCGGTGATCGGCGACGCCACCGACCGCGAGGTGCTGGAGAGCCTGCCGATCCGCGATGCCACGGCGGTCTTCATCTCGCTGGGGGAGAACATCTCCCAGTCGCTGCTGGCCACGCTCCACGTCAAGGAGCTCGGGGCCCGGAACGTGATCGTGAAAGGCGTCACGAAGGAGCACGGCAAGATCCTCGAGCACCTCGGCGTCGATCGCGTCGTGTTTCCAGAGGAGGAGGTGGCCCGCGAACTCGCCGACCGCATGACCTGGCCGAACGTCCTCGACTACCTGCCGATCGACCCCGACTACAGCGTAGCGGAAGTGGCGATGCCCGGGTCGCTGTCGGGCAAGACGCTCGCCGAGGCCAACCTGCGGAGCAAGATCGGCGTCCACGTGATGGGGCTCAAGGACGTGATGAAGGGGAAGTTCGAGATGTTCCCCGACGGCAAAACGAAACTCCTCGAGGACCAGGTGCTCTTGGTCGTGGGCCGCGAGACGGAGATCGCCGCGCTCCGGGAACTGCCCTGACCTCATCGGCGGCTCACGATTCATGTATCAGCGGGAAACGGGTCGCGCCCATGCCATCGACCGGGCTGTCATTCGATCTGGGCCGGACTGCAGGAGATCCTCCTCGCCGGTTACGAGTGGCTGGCCCGACGGTATTCGCCGGGGGACGAGATCTGGGTGTTGGGCCGCCTGTGAGGCGGGTTTCCTTGGAAGCCTCGTGACAGTGTGTACGCCAGTTCACTATCTGTCAAGATGAGGCAGCCGGGCCCTTTTCGGCATGCCGGAAACTGTTTCGTTCGTGTCCGCCCGAATCGCCGTACGAATGGCAGCCTAAATCCGGAGCCGCTGCTCTCGAGCGGCGAGGGTTCTCGTGACCGAAACCGTTGACTCGTTGAGACTTACCGTGCTAAAAACTTCGGGGTCTTCAGTCGATCGCGCCCGATTTAGACGGAATCCGGTTCCGTTTATCCGGACAACACCTCGGTTTTAGGGCGGCGAGGATTCCGCCTAATAATTGTTCGGCGGCAACACGGAGGTGCATGATGAGATGGTTCGCGGCTTGGCTGATCGCTACGACGACCATCTGGGACGCCCTGCATCTCTATGCGACTGACTCTTTGCCGCAGCCGCCGGTGCCGCAGCAGCTGCCGATGCCCCCGGCTGGTCGGCAGTTGTCGTCGGTCAAGGGCGTCAGCATCTTGCGAATCGAGCCGAATGGTCCGGCCTCGCCTACGCGCTCCAAACTAAGGTCATTCGACATTTTTGGCCGCGGCCGCTTCAGGGCGACCAGCGCGGAGCTTGAAGACGTCTTGCTTCACGCCGCCCCCGTCGATGTGGATCGAGTATTTGTGCGTGCGCCGCTGCCCGCCGGGCTCTACGATATAGACATCTCAACGCCCAAAGGCGGTGATGAGAAAATGTTTGACCTTCTTAAGGTGGCTCTCGCACGCTCGTTCGGCGTTCACGTGCGGGTGGATACGTACGACGAGCCGATCGTCACGATGCGCAGGACAGCTCATTGGGATAAAAGTCCTTTGAATCGCGTGAAAGCCACGCTTTTCGACAAGCCTATTTTCGCATTTTCTGAGTCGATTAAGGCTAAGGCGACGGATAATCACGGCCGCTTGCGATTCGAGGGCGATATGGATTTCCTTGCTCATAGTCTGGATAG
Proteins encoded:
- a CDS encoding potassium transporter Trk, producing MAQSAKKFIMLGMGSFGTALATKLAANGCRVTGIDGRPERLEAVKNLIHEAVIGDATDREVLESLPIRDATAVFISLGENISQSLLATLHVKELGARNVIVKGVTKEHGKILEHLGVDRVVFPEEEVARELADRMTWPNVLDYLPIDPDYSVAEVAMPGSLSGKTLAEANLRSKIGVHVMGLKDVMKGKFEMFPDGKTKLLEDQVLLVVGRETEIAALRELP